GCAGCATCGACCGGAGCCAGACAGTGGGCGGCACGCGCACCTACGAAGTACGCACCTACGGGTGCCAGATGAACGTCCACGACTCCGAGCGATTGTCCGGCCTGCTGGAGGACGCCGGGTACGTCCGCGCCGCCGAGGGCACCGACGGCGACGCGGACGTCGTCGTCTTCAACACCTGCGCCGTCCGGGAGAACGCCGACAACAAGCTGTACGGCAACCTCGGCCACCTCGCCCCGAAGAAGGCGAGCCGCCCCGGGATGCAGATCGCGGTCGGCGGCTGCCTCGCGCAGAAGGACCGCGACACCATCGTCAAGCGCGCCCCCTGGGTGGACGTCGTCTTCGGCACGCACAACATCGGCAAGCTCCCGGTCCTGCTGGAGCGCGCCCGCGTGCAGGAGGAGGCGCAGGTCGAGATCGCCGAGTCCCTGGAGGCGTTCCCGTCCACGCTGCCGACCCGGCGCGAGAGCGCCTACGCGGCCTGGGTCTCCATCTCCGTCGGCTGCAACAACACCTGTACCTTCTGCATCGTCCCGGCGCTGCGCGGCAAGGAGAAGGACCGCCGTCCCGGCGACATCCTCGCCGAGGTCGAGGCCCTGGTCGCCGAGGGCGTCTCGGAAATCACCCTCCTCGGGCAGAACGTCAACGCCTACGGCTCCGACATCGGCGACCGCGAGGCGTTCAGCAAGCTGCTGCGCGCCTGCGGGAGCATCGACGGCCTGGAGCGCGTCCGCTTCACCTCCCCGCACCCGCGCGACTTCACCGACGACGTGATCGCCGCCATGGCCGAGACGCCGAACGCCATGCCGCAGCTGCACATGCCGCTCCAGTCCGGCTCCGACCCGGTGCTGAAGGCGATGCGCCGCTCGTATCGGCAGGAGCGCTACCTGGGGATCATCGAGAAGGTGCGGGCCGCCATCCCGCACGCGGCGATCACCACCGACATCATCGTGGGCTTCCCCGGCGAGACCGAAGAGGACTTCGAGCAGACCCTGCACGTGGTGCGCGAGGCCCGGTTCGCCCAGGCGTACACCTTCCAGTACTCCAAGCGGCCCGGCACCCCGGCCGCCGAGATGGACGGCCAGATCCCCAAGGCGGTCGTCCAGGAGCGCTACGAGCGCCTCGTCGCCCTCCAGGAGGAGATCTCCTGGGAGGAGAACAAGAAGCAGGTCGGCCGCACCCTGGAGCTGATGGTCGCCGAGGGCGAGGGCCGAAAGGACGGCACCACCCACCGCCTCTCCGGCCGCGCCCCCGACAACCGCCTGGTGCACTTCACCAAGCCCGGCCAGGAGGTCCGGCCGGGCGACGTGGTGACGGTCGAGATCACCTACGCCGCCCCCCACCACCTCCTCGCCGAGGGCGCGGTCCTCGACGTGCGGCGCACCCGCGCGGGCGACGCCTGGGAGAAGCGCAACGCGGCCGACCAGGCCAAGCCCGCGGGCGTGATGCTCGGCCTGCCGAAGATCGGCGTGCCCGAGCCCCAGCCGGCGGTGGCGAGCGGCTGCGGCTGCGACTGATCGCGGGGGAGTGCGACCCCGGGCGGGGCGCGGGGTTACGCTGCCGATCATGCTTGTCGCCGCCGCCGTCTGCCCCTGCCCGCCGCTCCTCGTCCCGGAGGTCGCCGCGGGCGCCGCACCCGAGCTGGACGCCGCCCGCGCGGCGTGCACGGACGCGCTGGGCGTGCTTGCCGCCGCCCGGCCCGACCGGCTCGTGGTGGTCGGACCCGCGGACTCGGCCGGGCCGGAGATCTACCCGCAGGGGACGCCGGGCTCGTTCCGCGGCTTCGGCGTGGACCTGGACGTGCGGCTGGGCCCGGACACCGGGGCGGCCACGCCGGCGGCCGGGAGCGAACTGCCGTACGGCTTCGCCGTCGGGGCCTGGCTGCTCGCGCGTACCGGCTGGTCCCACGCGCCCGTCGAGGGCGTCGGGGTGGGGGAGGACCTTCCCGCCGAGCGGTGCGCCGCCGTCGGCCGGGACCTCGCCGGGCGGGCCGGGCGGATGGCGCTGCTGGTGCTGGGCGACGCCAGTGCGTGCCGCACGCTCAAGGCGCCGGGCTACCTCGACGAGCGGGCGGCGCCCTTCGACGCGGCGGCGGGGCGCGCGCTGGGCACGGCGGACGTGACCGCCCTCGCCGGGCTGGACGTCTCCCTCGCCCGTCGGCTGAAGGTGTCCGGCCGGGCCCCCTGGCAGGTCCTCGCGGGCGCGGCCGGGGGAACGGGACTGTCGGGCACGCTGCTGTACGAGGACGCTCCGTACGGGGTGGGGTACGTCGCGGCCGCGTGGTCGTAGTCGTAGTCGAGGCAGCGCGTCGGCGGACGGCCACGGAGCCGGTCAGCCGAGGCGCTGATCCGCTCCGTGACCGTCCGCCGACGCGGGGGTGACCCCGCCGGTGTGACGGGTCAGGAGGCCGGAGGGGGTCCGGCCGGCGGAGGACCGCCCGGGGTGCTGCCCGGCGTACCGCCGCCTCCGCCCGTTCCCTCGTCCTTGTGAGCGAGACGGTCCACGGCACCCTTGGCCTTGCCCGTGCCGGTCTGGATCCGGTCGCTGTACTTGCCCTTGGTCTTCTCGTCGACGGTCCGCGCCATCTTGTCGAGGCCGCGATCGATCTTGTCCTCGTGCTGCTGCGCGAGGTCGGAGACCTTGCCCTTCGCCGGTCCGAGTCTGGCCTTCAAGTTGTCCAGGAGACCCATGGTTCGCCTTCCCTCACGGGGCGGTCAGGTGTGGGCGCCCTTGTCGGCCTCGTTGTCGACGGCCTCCCCGGCGGACTGCTGCTTGGGGATGCCGACACCGTCCGAGTCGGCGGCCTCCGGGGCCGTGGCGGCCTCGTCGGTCTCCGCGGTGTTCCGAGGGCCGGACCCGGCCGTCTCCGCGGCCTCCGCCGTGGTCTCCTCCGCGGCCCGCTCGGTCTCCGTGCCGTCGGCCCCGGTCTCGGCGGCCGACGCCTCCTCGGTGTTCTTCGACTTCCGGAGAAGCCGTGCAAAAACGCCCATTTCAACTCCATACGTTACTCGTGCGGGCGAAATCCCGCGGCAGCCGGTGCGTCCGACTGCGTGGCCTGGGCCATTGCCCCGGCCGTCCGGGGAGCGGGAACCTCGCAACGGGCAACGACCCCGGCTGCGGACCGTCACGTAACTCGTTCGAGGGCGAGGTGCGGGGTTTGCGAGACTGGTGCGGTGAGCAGCGCACCCTCCGCCCCCCGTGTCATCGCCGTAGTCGGACCCACCGCGGCCGGAAAGTCCGATCTGGGCGTCTTCCTGGCCCAGCGGCTGGGCGGCGAGGTCGTCAACGCCGACTCCATGCAGCTCTACCGTGGGATGGACATCGGCACCGCCAAACTGACGCCCGGGGAACGCGGCGGCGTCCCGCACCACCTCCTGGACATCTGGGACGTGACGGTCGCGGCGTCCGTCGCCGAGTACCAGCGGCTGGCCCGGGAGCGGATCGACGCCCTGCTCGCCGAGGGGCGCTGGCCCGTCCTCGTCGGCGGCTCCGGCCTCTACGTCCGCGGCGCCGTCGACAACCTGGAGTTCCCCGGCACCGACCCCGAGGTCAGGGCCCGGCTGGAGGAGGAACTCGCCGAGCTGGGCTCGGGGGCGCTGCACACCCGGCTCGCCGCCGCCGACCCGGAGGCCGCGCGGGCCATCCTCCCCGGCAACGGCCGCCGGATCGTGCGGGCGCTCGAGGTGATCGAGATCACCGGCCGCCCCTTCACCGCCAACCTCCCCGGTCACGACTCCGTCTACGACACCGTGCAGATCGGCGTCGACGTGGCACGCCCCGAACTGGACGAGCGCATCGCCCGCCGCGTCGACCGGATGTGGGAGGCGGGACTGGTCGAGGAAGTGCGCGCACTCGAGGCGCGGGGGTTGCGCGAGGGGCGTACGGCGTCGCGCGCGCTCGGCTACCAGCAGGTGCTCACGGCGCTCGCCGGTGACTGCACGCTCGACGAGGCGCGCGCGGAGACCGTCCGTGCCACCAAGCGCTTCGCGCGCCGTCAGGATTCATGGTTCAGGCGCGACCCGCGGGTGCACTGGTTGAGTGGGGGTGTGGCGGATCGCACGGAACTTCCGCGGCTCGCCCTGTCGTTGGTCGAACGACCGGTTACAGCCTGATCACGTGATGGCATCGGGACGCCCCGGCCGTCATCCCGGCCTCCGACGGCGTGCCATCATCGAGCTTCGATCGACCGAGTGAGTCCTAGTTGGGAGGGCGCGTGGCGATGGAGGCCGGCCCTCGCGACACCGCACCGAGCACCGAGCACGGCACCGCCGGCCCCGGTGGCCCGGAGCCGGACGGGCCCGCCCTGAGCCCCGACGGCCCCGACGAGACCCCGCAGGGCGTGGCGGCCGACGGCCCCGAGCCCGACGAGATGTACGGGGACGAGGTCGAGGTCGAGCTGCGGCCCCAGCGGCGACTGCGGATCTGGCAGCTCGCGCCCATCGTCTGCCTGGCCGCCCTCGGCTCCCTGATGTTCGCCTTCCCGCTCGCCTTCGACTTCGGCGACAGCGGCGC
The Streptomyces sp. NBC_01723 genome window above contains:
- the miaA gene encoding tRNA (adenosine(37)-N6)-dimethylallyltransferase MiaA; translated protein: MSSAPSAPRVIAVVGPTAAGKSDLGVFLAQRLGGEVVNADSMQLYRGMDIGTAKLTPGERGGVPHHLLDIWDVTVAASVAEYQRLARERIDALLAEGRWPVLVGGSGLYVRGAVDNLEFPGTDPEVRARLEEELAELGSGALHTRLAAADPEAARAILPGNGRRIVRALEVIEITGRPFTANLPGHDSVYDTVQIGVDVARPELDERIARRVDRMWEAGLVEEVRALEARGLREGRTASRALGYQQVLTALAGDCTLDEARAETVRATKRFARRQDSWFRRDPRVHWLSGGVADRTELPRLALSLVERPVTA
- the miaB gene encoding tRNA (N6-isopentenyl adenosine(37)-C2)-methylthiotransferase MiaB produces the protein MSSIDRSQTVGGTRTYEVRTYGCQMNVHDSERLSGLLEDAGYVRAAEGTDGDADVVVFNTCAVRENADNKLYGNLGHLAPKKASRPGMQIAVGGCLAQKDRDTIVKRAPWVDVVFGTHNIGKLPVLLERARVQEEAQVEIAESLEAFPSTLPTRRESAYAAWVSISVGCNNTCTFCIVPALRGKEKDRRPGDILAEVEALVAEGVSEITLLGQNVNAYGSDIGDREAFSKLLRACGSIDGLERVRFTSPHPRDFTDDVIAAMAETPNAMPQLHMPLQSGSDPVLKAMRRSYRQERYLGIIEKVRAAIPHAAITTDIIVGFPGETEEDFEQTLHVVREARFAQAYTFQYSKRPGTPAAEMDGQIPKAVVQERYERLVALQEEISWEENKKQVGRTLELMVAEGEGRKDGTTHRLSGRAPDNRLVHFTKPGQEVRPGDVVTVEITYAAPHHLLAEGAVLDVRRTRAGDAWEKRNAADQAKPAGVMLGLPKIGVPEPQPAVASGCGCD
- a CDS encoding antitoxin, producing MGLLDNLKARLGPAKGKVSDLAQQHEDKIDRGLDKMARTVDEKTKGKYSDRIQTGTGKAKGAVDRLAHKDEGTGGGGGTPGSTPGGPPPAGPPPAS
- a CDS encoding class III extradiol dioxygenase subunit B-like domain-containing protein, encoding MLVAAAVCPCPPLLVPEVAAGAAPELDAARAACTDALGVLAAARPDRLVVVGPADSAGPEIYPQGTPGSFRGFGVDLDVRLGPDTGAATPAAGSELPYGFAVGAWLLARTGWSHAPVEGVGVGEDLPAERCAAVGRDLAGRAGRMALLVLGDASACRTLKAPGYLDERAAPFDAAAGRALGTADVTALAGLDVSLARRLKVSGRAPWQVLAGAAGGTGLSGTLLYEDAPYGVGYVAAAWS